In a genomic window of Lolium rigidum isolate FL_2022 unplaced genomic scaffold, APGP_CSIRO_Lrig_0.1 contig_49839_1, whole genome shotgun sequence:
- the LOC124681628 gene encoding bisdemethoxycurcumin synthase-like, with product MAKANSTLTSTMAEIRRLQRADGPATVLAIGTANPSNCVSQEEYPNYYFRVTKSEHLTDLKQKLKTMCQRTDTEKRFFHHTEELLDAHPHFLDRRQPSLDDRLEIAAAAAPELAASAAAKAIAKWGRPATDITHLILSTSSCAGAPGADLRLASLLGLRPSVIRTMLQLNGCAAGSASLRLAKDIAENNRGARVLVACVELTIVSFRGPEEDYPHTLIGQASFGDGAGAVIIGADASVLYPAERPLFEMVSASQTVVPGTDHVLTMRLTEAGLDGHILRRELVPIAAENVERCLSDAFGQLGVGVEWNDLFWTVHPGLRAILDHIEKALRLEPGKLAASRSVLREYGNMLGATIIFVLDEQRRRMEEDGEGGEWGVMMGFGPGFTIETMVLHATSNLTKN from the exons ATGGCAAAGGCAAACAGTACCCTGACAAGCACCatggccgaaatccggcgtttgCAGCGCGCGGACGGTCCAGCGACCGTGCTGGCCATCGGCACGGCGAACCCGTCCAACTGCGTGTCCCAAGAGGAGTACCCGAACTACTATTTTCGAGTCACCAAGAGCGAGCACCTCACGGATCTCAAACAGAAACTCAAGACAATGT GTCAGAGGACAGACACGGAGAAGCGTTTCTTTCACCACACGGAGGAGCTGCTCGACGCACACCCTCATTTCCTCGACCGCCGGCAGCCGTCCCTCGACGACCGTCTGGAGATCGCGGCTGCCGCGGCGCCAGAGCTAGCCGCATCAGCAGCGGCCAAGGCCATAGCCAAGTGGGGCCGTCCAGCCACCGACATCACCCACCTCATCCTAAGCACCAGCTCGTGCGCGGGCGCCCCGGGCGCCGACCTCCGCCTGGCCTCCCTGCTCGGCCTCCGCCCGTCCGTCATTCGCACGATGCTCCAGCTCAATGGTTGCGCTGCCGGTTCCGCTTCGCTGCGCCTCGCCAAGGACATAGCCGAGAACAACCGCGGGGCGCGGGTCCTAGTGGCCTGCGTCGAGCTCACCATCGTCTCCTTCCGCGGGCCAGAGGAGGACTACCCCCACACCCTCATCGGCCAGGCGTCGTTCGGTGATGGCGCTGGCGCGGTCATTATTGGCGCCGACGCCAGCGTGCTCTACCCGGCCGAGCGCCCGCTCTTCGAGATGGTTTCCGCCTCGCAGACCGTGGTGCCGGGGACCGATCACGTGCTCACCATGCGGCTCACGGAAGCTGGTCTCGACGGGCACATTCTGAGGCGGGAGCTGGTGCCGATAGCAGCGGAGAACGTGGAACGATGTCTGTCTGATGCGTTCGGGCAGCTTGGAGTTGGCGTGGAGTGGAACGACCTCTTCTGGACGGTGCACCCTGGCCTCCGTGCAATCTTGGACCACATCGAAAAGGCTCTCCGGTTGGAGCCGGGGAAGTTGGCGGCGAGCCGGAGTGTGCTGAGAGAGTATGGGAATATGCTTGGTGCTACGATCATCTTCGTGCTCGATGAGCAACGGCGGCGAATGGAGGAGGACGGAGAGGGTGGCGAGTGGGGTGTGATGATGGGCTTTGGACCCGGGTTCACTATTGAGACCATGGTGCTGCATGCCACCAGCAACCTCACGAAAAATTAA